A single genomic interval of Armigeres subalbatus isolate Guangzhou_Male chromosome 1, GZ_Asu_2, whole genome shotgun sequence harbors:
- the LOC134225723 gene encoding alpha-mannosidase 2 isoform X1, translating into MVRIRRKFVLIMSGVTLLAFLFLYIILNHSIQSQKPNGFMMLEDKIKQLESGLNKHRREFGAMKHQFDTIRSNGHRSNSVDGDEYGEESRLDKVPAVAAPLLGNREMIKDSVISPNRDTGGTCSLRTDIIPQPDIQMLDLYDKVPFDNIDGGPWKQGWKVTYDEKQWNQHHKLKVFVVPHSHNDPGWIYTFEEYYERQTKGIFANMLRHLEENPGMKFIWAEVSYFARWYDKLANEQKDIVKKLLKNRQLEFVTGGWVMPDEANSHWYSALLQLTEGQTWLKTRLNVTPTSSWSIDPFGESPSLTYILKYSGFDNLLIQRTHYIVKKNLALKKQLEFRWRQLWDTTGETDLLTHMMPFYSYDVPHTCGPDPKICCQFDFKRLPHFGVYCPWRVPPQPITDENVAKRAELIVDQWRKKSVLYKTRSVLIPLGDDFRYTQSKEWEAQRVNYEKLFEYINNDPSLNVEAKFGTLQEYFDSIRSASKFEDFPSLSGDFFTYADVNEDYWSGYYTSRPYHKRQDRILMNYIRSADMLYAWNLWEDKDWQSLADKMEYARQQLALFQHHDGITGTAENHVVVDYANRMATAIENCKFVMQQAVYRLLTKPSVYQADPAFSYLSIDESRTVDGGDTFRPTIIIGDELPIKHVVVHNSLPYQRQELVEVYIGKPFVTVQDARTGQTVPAQIAPVWSWHMRPDGSSAPQASNTKFRLLFKASVPPMGLVVYTINSRNKAEHSSRVTYAKISIMAPAPFTVNLNGYPEEPKFGQPRKISLKVGDVGPGASFNSNGLLKSISIDSISVPVHFEFLKYGMRVSSGKSGAYLFHPDGPATKMRSDDPVVLVVEGPLESSITTGLPFATHQTVLREDGAVEIRNLVDIGSRENTEIVMRVSTNIESGEYFYTDLNGLQIIKRKRFDKLPLQANYYPVPSSMYIQDDSWRLTILSGQPLGGASLKAGEMEIMQDRRLSQDDDRGLGHGVLDNQPVLHLFRLVLESRESCTKLDPGYPAGFLTPTAYGELRSLLHPLEKLIFNENEWTGLLPSFGADHEPLEKGMEVVAMRNLPHVRVGKDKRPCIGLVVHRTNFEDCGSEASGEGNLNIKKLLDLDDGHEIYGSALTLLRKQEPLPADDISFCPMDSKAFIIQR; encoded by the exons ATGGTACGGATTCGGCGGAAGTTTGTGCTGATTATGTCCGGGGTAACGCTTCTTGCGTTTCTGTTCCTGTACATCATTCTGAACCACTCGATTCAATCGCAAAAACCG AACGGTTTCATGATGTTGGAGGATAAAATCAAACAGCTGGAGTCAGGGCTGAACAAACACCGGCGAGAATTCGGCgcaatgaaacaccaatttgaCACGATCCGATCAAATGGACACCGATCGAACTCCGTGGATGGGGACGAATACGGCGAGGAATCTCGATTGGATAAGGTACCGGCAGTGGCCGCTCCTCTTTTGGGAAATCGCGAAATGATCAAAGATTCAGTAATAAGTCCAAATCGCGACACGGGAGGGACTTGCTCCCTACGAACCGATATCATTCCCCAGCCTGACATACAGATGTTGGATTTGTATGACAAGGTTCCATTTGATAACATTGACGGTGGACCGTGGAAGCAGGGCTGGAAGGTGACGTACGATGAGAAACAGTGGAATCAACACCACAAATTGAAGGTGTTTGTGGTACCACATTCACATAATGATCCTGGGTGGATTTATACGTTCGAGGAGTATTACGAACGACAGACGAAGGGTATATTTGCCAACATGTTGAGGCATCTGGAAGAGAATCCCGGAATGAAGTTTATTTGGGCGGAGGTAAGCTACTTCGCGCGATGGTACGACAAGCTGGCTAATGAACAGAAGGATATTGTAAAGAA ATTACTAAAAAATCGTCAATTAGAATTTGTAACTGGGGGCTGGGTTATGCCCGATGAAGCTAATTCTCATTGGTATTCGGCTTTACTACAACTTACCGAAGGGCAGACTTGGTTGAAAACGCGTCTTAACGTTACCCCTACATCGTCGTGGTCTATTGATCCCTTCGGCGAGTCTCCGTCCTTGACGTACATCCTGAAATATTCCGGCTTCGACAATCTTTTGATTCAACGAACTCACTATATCGTGAAGAAAAACCTGGCCCTCAAAAAGCAGCTCGAATTTCGCTGGCGTCAGTTATGGGACACCACCGGCGAAACCGATCTCCTGACCCACATGATGCCATTCTATTCGTACGACGTTCCGCACACGTGTGGCCCGGATCCCAAAATCTGCTGTCAGTTCGATTTCAAACGGCTACCCCACTTCGGAGTGTACTGTCCGTGGCGAGTTCCGCCGCAGCCAATCACCGACGAGAACGTTGCCAAACGAGCCGAACTGATTGTCGATCAGTGGCGTAAAAAGTCCGTTCTGTACAAAACTCGGAGCGTCCTGATTCCACTTGGCGATGACTTCCGATACACGCAGAGCAAAGAATGGGAGGCGCAACGCGTCAACTATGAAAAACTGTTTGAGTACATCAACAACGATCCATCCCTAAATGTGGAAGCCAAATTTGGCACGTTGCAGGAGTACTTCGATTCCATTCGATCGGCCAGCAAATTTGAGGACTTCCCATCGCTCAGTGGCGATTTCTTCACCTATGCGGACGTGAATGAGGACTACTGGAGTGGGTACTACACTTCGCGGCCATACCACAAGCGACAGGATCGCATCCTGATGAACTACATCCGCTCGGCCGATATGCTGTATGCGTGGAACCTGTGGGAGGATAAGGACTGGCAATCATTGGCGGACAAGATGGAGTATGCCAGGCAGCAGTTGGCGCTGTTTCAGCACCATGACGGAATCACGGGTACGGCAGAGAATCACGTGGTGGTCGACTATGCCAACAGGATGGCAACGGCAATTGAGAACTGCAAGTTTGTGATGCAGCAGGCCGTTTATAG ACTACTCACGAAACCATCGGTCTATCAAGCGGACCCGGCCTTCAGCTACCTGAGCATCGACGAATCACGGACAGTGGACGGCGGTGACACCTTCCGTCCCACGATCATCATTGGCGATGAGCTGCCGATCAAGCACGTGGTAGTGCACAATTCGCTTCCCTACCAGCGGCAGGAACTAGTCGAAGTCTATATTGGAAAGCCGTTCGTAACGGTGCAGGATGCCCGCACTGGGCAAACCGTCCCCGCGCAGATTGCTCCGGTGTGGTCATGGCATATGCGACCGGATGGAAGCAGCGCCCCGCAAGCTTCTAACACAAAGTTCCGACTGCTGTTCAAGGCATCCGTCCCGCCGATGGGGCTAGTTGTGTACACCATCAATTCCCGAAATAAGGCAGAGCACAGCAGCCGTGTGACGTATGCCAAAATCTCTATCATGGCACCGGCTCCTTTTACAGTTAATTTGAACGGGTACCCGGAAGAGCCAAAGTTTGGTCAACCACGTAAGATTTCGCTGAAAGTAGGTGACGTGGGTCCAGGAGCGTCCTTCAACTCCAATGGGTTGCTGAAGTCGATCTCCATTGATTCTATATCGGTGCCAGtgcattttgaattcctcaagTACGGTATGCGTGTTTCTTCTGGCAAGAGTGGGGCATATCTGTTCCATCCGGATGGTCCGGCCACAAAAATGAGGTCGGACGATCCCGTGGTGTTGGTGGTGGAGGGACCGCTAGAGTCCAGCATCACCACTGGGTTGCCATTTGCCACACATCAGACGGTTTTGCGCGAGGACGGGGCTGTGGAGATTCGAAACTTGGTAGACATTGGCTCAAGGGAGAACACGGAGATTGTGATGCGGGTATCGACCAATATCGAAAGTGGAGAGTACTTCTACACGGATCTGAATGGGCTACAGATTATTAAGAGGAAGAGATTCGACAAGTTGCCGTTGCAAGCCAACTACTATCCGGTGCCGTCGTCGATGTATATTCAAGACGATAGTTGGCGGTTAACGATTTTGAGCGGGCAGCCTCTGGGTGGTGCGTCACTGAAGGCGGGCGAG ATGGAAATTATGCAAGACAGACGACTTTCTCAAGATGACGATCGAGGTCTGGGTCACGGAGTGCTCGACAACCAGCCGGTGCTGCACCTCTTCCGATTGGTACTGGAAAGCCGTGAATCGTGTACCAAATTGGACCCGGGCTATCCAGCTGGATTCCTTACACCGACGGCGTACGGAGAACTTCGGTCGCTGCTACACCCATTGGAGAAGCTCATTTTCAACGAGAACGAATGGACGGGACTGCTGCCTAGCTTCGGGGCCGATCATGAACCCTTGGAAAAGGGTATGGAGGTGGTGGCAATGCGCAATCTACCGCACGTGCGTGTCGGAAAGGACAAGCGGCCCTGCATCGGGCTGGTGGTGCATCGAACCAATTTCGAAGACTGTGGTTCGGAGGCCAGCGGAGAAGGCAAT
- the LOC134225723 gene encoding alpha-mannosidase 2 isoform X2 — MFSLSEKVKTLTPLCEQKIYRPAMVRIRRKFVLIMSGVTLLAFLFLYIILNHSIQSQKPNGFMMLEDKIKQLESGLNKHRREFGAMKHQFDTIRSNGHRSNSVDGDEYGEESRLDKVPAVAAPLLGNREMIKDSVISPNRDTGGTCSLRTDIIPQPDIQMLDLYDKVPFDNIDGGPWKQGWKVTYDEKQWNQHHKLKVFVVPHSHNDPGWIYTFEEYYERQTKGIFANMLRHLEENPGMKFIWAEVSYFARWYDKLANEQKDIVKKLLKNRQLEFVTGGWVMPDEANSHWYSALLQLTEGQTWLKTRLNVTPTSSWSIDPFGESPSLTYILKYSGFDNLLIQRTHYIVKKNLALKKQLEFRWRQLWDTTGETDLLTHMMPFYSYDVPHTCGPDPKICCQFDFKRLPHFGVYCPWRVPPQPITDENVAKRAELIVDQWRKKSVLYKTRSVLIPLGDDFRYTQSKEWEAQRVNYEKLFEYINNDPSLNVEAKFGTLQEYFDSIRSASKFEDFPSLSGDFFTYADVNEDYWSGYYTSRPYHKRQDRILMNYIRSADMLYAWNLWEDKDWQSLADKMEYARQQLALFQHHDGITGTAENHVVVDYANRMATAIENCKFVMQQAVYRLLTKPSVYQADPAFSYLSIDESRTVDGGDTFRPTIIIGDELPIKHVVVHNSLPYQRQELVEVYIGKPFVTVQDARTGQTVPAQIAPVWSWHMRPDGSSAPQASNTKFRLLFKASVPPMGLVVYTINSRNKAEHSSRVTYAKISIMAPAPFTVNLNGYPEEPKFGQPRKISLKVGDVGPGASFNSNGLLKSISIDSISVPVHFEFLKYGMRVSSGKSGAYLFHPDGPATKMRSDDPVVLVVEGPLESSITTGLPFATHQTVLREDGAVEIRNLVDIGSRENTEIVMRVSTNIESGEYFYTDLNGLQIIKRKRFDKLPLQANYYPVPSSMYIQDDSWRLTILSGQPLGGASLKAGEMEIMQDRRLSQDDDRGLGHGVLDNQPVLHLFRLVLESRESCTKLDPGYPAGFLTPTAYGELRSLLHPLEKLIFNENEWTGLLPSFGADHEPLEKGMEVVAMRNLPHVRVGKDKRPCIGLVVHRTNFEDCGSEASGEGNLNIKKLLDLDDGHEIYGSALTLLRKQEPLPADDISFCPMDSKAFIIQR, encoded by the exons ATGTTTTCCTtgagtgaaaaagtgaaaacgtTAACCCCTTTATGCGA ACAAAAAATATATAGGCCAGCTATGGTACGGATTCGGCGGAAGTTTGTGCTGATTATGTCCGGGGTAACGCTTCTTGCGTTTCTGTTCCTGTACATCATTCTGAACCACTCGATTCAATCGCAAAAACCG AACGGTTTCATGATGTTGGAGGATAAAATCAAACAGCTGGAGTCAGGGCTGAACAAACACCGGCGAGAATTCGGCgcaatgaaacaccaatttgaCACGATCCGATCAAATGGACACCGATCGAACTCCGTGGATGGGGACGAATACGGCGAGGAATCTCGATTGGATAAGGTACCGGCAGTGGCCGCTCCTCTTTTGGGAAATCGCGAAATGATCAAAGATTCAGTAATAAGTCCAAATCGCGACACGGGAGGGACTTGCTCCCTACGAACCGATATCATTCCCCAGCCTGACATACAGATGTTGGATTTGTATGACAAGGTTCCATTTGATAACATTGACGGTGGACCGTGGAAGCAGGGCTGGAAGGTGACGTACGATGAGAAACAGTGGAATCAACACCACAAATTGAAGGTGTTTGTGGTACCACATTCACATAATGATCCTGGGTGGATTTATACGTTCGAGGAGTATTACGAACGACAGACGAAGGGTATATTTGCCAACATGTTGAGGCATCTGGAAGAGAATCCCGGAATGAAGTTTATTTGGGCGGAGGTAAGCTACTTCGCGCGATGGTACGACAAGCTGGCTAATGAACAGAAGGATATTGTAAAGAA ATTACTAAAAAATCGTCAATTAGAATTTGTAACTGGGGGCTGGGTTATGCCCGATGAAGCTAATTCTCATTGGTATTCGGCTTTACTACAACTTACCGAAGGGCAGACTTGGTTGAAAACGCGTCTTAACGTTACCCCTACATCGTCGTGGTCTATTGATCCCTTCGGCGAGTCTCCGTCCTTGACGTACATCCTGAAATATTCCGGCTTCGACAATCTTTTGATTCAACGAACTCACTATATCGTGAAGAAAAACCTGGCCCTCAAAAAGCAGCTCGAATTTCGCTGGCGTCAGTTATGGGACACCACCGGCGAAACCGATCTCCTGACCCACATGATGCCATTCTATTCGTACGACGTTCCGCACACGTGTGGCCCGGATCCCAAAATCTGCTGTCAGTTCGATTTCAAACGGCTACCCCACTTCGGAGTGTACTGTCCGTGGCGAGTTCCGCCGCAGCCAATCACCGACGAGAACGTTGCCAAACGAGCCGAACTGATTGTCGATCAGTGGCGTAAAAAGTCCGTTCTGTACAAAACTCGGAGCGTCCTGATTCCACTTGGCGATGACTTCCGATACACGCAGAGCAAAGAATGGGAGGCGCAACGCGTCAACTATGAAAAACTGTTTGAGTACATCAACAACGATCCATCCCTAAATGTGGAAGCCAAATTTGGCACGTTGCAGGAGTACTTCGATTCCATTCGATCGGCCAGCAAATTTGAGGACTTCCCATCGCTCAGTGGCGATTTCTTCACCTATGCGGACGTGAATGAGGACTACTGGAGTGGGTACTACACTTCGCGGCCATACCACAAGCGACAGGATCGCATCCTGATGAACTACATCCGCTCGGCCGATATGCTGTATGCGTGGAACCTGTGGGAGGATAAGGACTGGCAATCATTGGCGGACAAGATGGAGTATGCCAGGCAGCAGTTGGCGCTGTTTCAGCACCATGACGGAATCACGGGTACGGCAGAGAATCACGTGGTGGTCGACTATGCCAACAGGATGGCAACGGCAATTGAGAACTGCAAGTTTGTGATGCAGCAGGCCGTTTATAG ACTACTCACGAAACCATCGGTCTATCAAGCGGACCCGGCCTTCAGCTACCTGAGCATCGACGAATCACGGACAGTGGACGGCGGTGACACCTTCCGTCCCACGATCATCATTGGCGATGAGCTGCCGATCAAGCACGTGGTAGTGCACAATTCGCTTCCCTACCAGCGGCAGGAACTAGTCGAAGTCTATATTGGAAAGCCGTTCGTAACGGTGCAGGATGCCCGCACTGGGCAAACCGTCCCCGCGCAGATTGCTCCGGTGTGGTCATGGCATATGCGACCGGATGGAAGCAGCGCCCCGCAAGCTTCTAACACAAAGTTCCGACTGCTGTTCAAGGCATCCGTCCCGCCGATGGGGCTAGTTGTGTACACCATCAATTCCCGAAATAAGGCAGAGCACAGCAGCCGTGTGACGTATGCCAAAATCTCTATCATGGCACCGGCTCCTTTTACAGTTAATTTGAACGGGTACCCGGAAGAGCCAAAGTTTGGTCAACCACGTAAGATTTCGCTGAAAGTAGGTGACGTGGGTCCAGGAGCGTCCTTCAACTCCAATGGGTTGCTGAAGTCGATCTCCATTGATTCTATATCGGTGCCAGtgcattttgaattcctcaagTACGGTATGCGTGTTTCTTCTGGCAAGAGTGGGGCATATCTGTTCCATCCGGATGGTCCGGCCACAAAAATGAGGTCGGACGATCCCGTGGTGTTGGTGGTGGAGGGACCGCTAGAGTCCAGCATCACCACTGGGTTGCCATTTGCCACACATCAGACGGTTTTGCGCGAGGACGGGGCTGTGGAGATTCGAAACTTGGTAGACATTGGCTCAAGGGAGAACACGGAGATTGTGATGCGGGTATCGACCAATATCGAAAGTGGAGAGTACTTCTACACGGATCTGAATGGGCTACAGATTATTAAGAGGAAGAGATTCGACAAGTTGCCGTTGCAAGCCAACTACTATCCGGTGCCGTCGTCGATGTATATTCAAGACGATAGTTGGCGGTTAACGATTTTGAGCGGGCAGCCTCTGGGTGGTGCGTCACTGAAGGCGGGCGAG ATGGAAATTATGCAAGACAGACGACTTTCTCAAGATGACGATCGAGGTCTGGGTCACGGAGTGCTCGACAACCAGCCGGTGCTGCACCTCTTCCGATTGGTACTGGAAAGCCGTGAATCGTGTACCAAATTGGACCCGGGCTATCCAGCTGGATTCCTTACACCGACGGCGTACGGAGAACTTCGGTCGCTGCTACACCCATTGGAGAAGCTCATTTTCAACGAGAACGAATGGACGGGACTGCTGCCTAGCTTCGGGGCCGATCATGAACCCTTGGAAAAGGGTATGGAGGTGGTGGCAATGCGCAATCTACCGCACGTGCGTGTCGGAAAGGACAAGCGGCCCTGCATCGGGCTGGTGGTGCATCGAACCAATTTCGAAGACTGTGGTTCGGAGGCCAGCGGAGAAGGCAAT